In a genomic window of Halalkalicoccus sp. CG83:
- a CDS encoding metal-dependent hydrolase — MYKTGHIGAALLVYSPVGLLLLLMGLDELAVLGGVGMVVLATLPDCDHRLPLVSHRGPTHSLTFAVALGAALGALGFALGGYVVAVSAVAMGAFASLIGVLAVLSHLAADSITPMGIRPFWPFSRWHYSANVVPAKSPVANYLLLAVGIVSVTAALLLAVELV; from the coding sequence ATGTACAAGACGGGTCACATCGGCGCGGCGTTGCTGGTGTACTCGCCGGTCGGCCTCCTGTTGCTGCTCATGGGGCTGGACGAACTCGCGGTGCTGGGCGGCGTCGGCATGGTCGTGCTCGCGACGCTGCCCGACTGCGACCACCGGCTACCGCTCGTCTCGCATCGCGGCCCCACTCACTCGCTGACGTTCGCGGTGGCGCTCGGAGCGGCGCTCGGCGCGCTCGGGTTCGCCCTGGGCGGGTACGTGGTGGCCGTTTCCGCAGTCGCGATGGGTGCGTTCGCCTCCCTGATCGGCGTGCTCGCGGTGCTCTCGCATCTCGCCGCCGACTCGATCACGCCGATGGGGATCCGTCCGTTCTGGCCGTTCTCGCGGTGGCACTACTCGGCGAACGTCGTCCCCGCGAAGAGTCCGGTCGCGAACTATCTGCTGCTCGCGGTCGGTATCGTCTCGGTCACGGCGGCGCTGCTCCTCGCCGTCGAACTCGTCTAG
- a CDS encoding HAD-IIA family hydrolase, with product MSGFSGVVLDVDGTLIRGSEPIPGAIEAVERLRSAGLAIAFVSNNPIRTREAYRDRLASHGFSLDAKELITAGTVTAEHLARERGDDALYVIGETGLREQLREAGLELTDDHDRADVLVASIDRGFDYDELTNALWALSDPGVRFVGTDPDRTIPTEDREVPGSGAIINAVSGVTGREPDAIMGKPAPTAVEALERTLGVDAAECLVVGDRLDTDIVMGERAGMTTALVRTGVTDERTLDATGITPDHVLESIAEIGRLL from the coding sequence ATGAGCGGCTTTTCGGGCGTGGTGCTCGACGTCGACGGCACGTTGATCCGCGGCAGCGAACCGATCCCCGGCGCGATCGAGGCGGTCGAGCGGCTTCGATCGGCCGGGCTCGCGATCGCGTTCGTCTCGAACAACCCGATCCGCACCCGCGAGGCCTACCGCGATCGGCTGGCCTCCCACGGCTTCTCGCTCGACGCGAAGGAGCTGATCACCGCCGGAACGGTCACCGCCGAACACCTCGCACGCGAACGCGGGGACGACGCCCTCTACGTCATCGGCGAGACCGGACTGCGCGAGCAGCTCCGCGAGGCCGGACTCGAGTTGACCGACGATCACGACCGGGCGGACGTGCTCGTGGCCTCGATCGACCGCGGGTTCGACTACGACGAACTGACCAACGCGCTGTGGGCGCTCTCGGATCCCGGGGTTCGGTTCGTCGGCACCGACCCCGACCGGACGATCCCCACCGAGGACCGGGAGGTCCCGGGGTCTGGCGCGATCATCAACGCCGTCTCGGGCGTGACTGGCCGCGAACCCGACGCCATCATGGGCAAGCCCGCGCCGACGGCGGTCGAGGCGCTCGAACGTACGCTCGGGGTCGACGCCGCCGAGTGTCTCGTCGTCGGTGACCGCCTCGACACCGACATCGTCATGGGCGAACGCGCCGGGATGACGACCGCGCTCGTCCGCACGGGCGTCACCGACGAGCGGACGCTCGACGCCACGGGTATCACGCCGGACCACGTACTGGAGTCGATCGCCGAGATCGGCCGGCTGCTCTAG
- a CDS encoding aldo/keto reductase translates to MSRSFPEIGFGTYKLDDPEDCVENVTRALDVGYRHVDTAQVYDNEAYVGDAIAESDVPRDDVFLATKVGTENLAYEDVLGSVEESCEKLGVETLDLLYVHWPTNTYDPEETLEALDDLVENGTVEHVGLSNFRVDQLEEASEILRTPIFAHQVECHPLLAQEELRAYAEEAGHHLVAYSPIARGDVGDVPAINDVAGNHGATAAQVALAWLIRKGVHPIPKASGDHVAENYRALELADQLSEGEIEKIDAIDERERLIDPDDAPWNERPAAE, encoded by the coding sequence ATGTCGCGATCATTTCCCGAGATCGGGTTCGGCACGTACAAGCTCGACGATCCCGAGGACTGCGTCGAGAACGTCACGCGGGCGCTCGACGTCGGCTATCGACACGTGGACACGGCGCAGGTCTACGACAACGAGGCGTACGTCGGCGACGCGATCGCGGAGAGCGACGTTCCCCGCGACGACGTGTTCCTCGCGACGAAGGTCGGTACGGAGAACCTCGCCTACGAGGACGTGCTCGGCTCCGTCGAGGAGAGCTGCGAGAAGCTCGGCGTCGAGACGCTGGATCTGCTCTACGTCCACTGGCCGACGAACACCTACGATCCCGAGGAGACCCTCGAGGCGCTCGATGACCTCGTGGAGAACGGCACCGTCGAACACGTCGGACTGAGCAACTTCCGGGTCGACCAGCTGGAGGAGGCCAGCGAGATCCTCCGGACGCCGATCTTCGCCCACCAGGTCGAGTGCCACCCACTGTTGGCCCAGGAGGAGCTCCGGGCGTACGCGGAGGAGGCGGGCCACCACCTCGTCGCCTACTCGCCGATCGCTCGGGGCGACGTCGGGGACGTTCCGGCGATCAACGACGTCGCGGGCAACCACGGCGCGACGGCCGCCCAGGTCGCGCTCGCGTGGCTGATCCGGAAGGGCGTCCACCCGATCCCGAAGGCCAGCGGCGACCACGTAGCGGAGAACTACCGCGCGCTCGAGCTGGCCGATCAGCTCTCGGAGGGCGAGATCGAGAAGATCGACGCGATCGACGAGCGCGAACGACTGATCGATCCCGACGACGCCCCCTGGAACGAGCGACCGGCGGCCGAGTGA
- a CDS encoding DUF7522 family protein, translated as MDDRIIDTELADELISVCRTVVGDELRSITYFDEERVEQLYRRSDLDRTADLVGFAEQERAGFRSQSAYRNTQLGEYQATVRMFERGFLTRVIEGEHGVWVTTDDISIDRFEELSTALKSVLGDVVDSIEAA; from the coding sequence ATGGATGATCGCATCATTGACACCGAACTCGCGGACGAACTGATCAGCGTCTGTCGCACCGTCGTCGGCGACGAACTCCGGAGCATCACTTACTTCGACGAGGAGCGCGTCGAACAGCTCTACCGGCGGTCGGACCTCGACCGCACGGCCGACCTCGTCGGCTTCGCCGAACAGGAACGGGCAGGATTCAGATCTCAGTCGGCCTACCGGAACACCCAGTTGGGGGAGTATCAGGCCACCGTCAGGATGTTCGAACGCGGCTTCCTCACCCGGGTCATCGAGGGCGAGCACGGCGTCTGGGTGACGACCGACGACATCTCGATCGATCGCTTCGAGGAGCTCTCGACCGCGCTCAAGTCCGTTCTCGGCGACGTGGTGGACTCGATCGAAGCGGCCTGA